From Methanobacterium veterum, the proteins below share one genomic window:
- the sfsA gene encoding DNA/RNA nuclease SfsA — translation MIIQNIITGKFVERPNRFTVTFQLGNKLENAHLRDPGRLKELLTPDADLLLRRALKLGNRKTKYDVIGVLKGDLWILINSGFHSDIAVDLIDSQIIDEFKGYSVLKREYTYGKSRIDFLLTDNNEEKMLVEVKGCTLVEDGLALFPDAPTLRGKKHVEELISAKSEGLNASILFLILCEDAVEFSPNFKMDPEFSASLEMAYKNGVNAVAYSFKNNLKKESLEITPLKRVKISFKNYH, via the coding sequence ATGATAATCCAAAACATAATCACGGGAAAATTCGTAGAAAGGCCAAATAGGTTCACTGTGACATTTCAACTCGGAAACAAATTAGAAAATGCTCATTTGAGGGATCCTGGAAGACTTAAAGAACTTTTAACTCCTGATGCTGATTTGCTTTTAAGACGCGCATTGAAATTGGGGAATAGAAAGACAAAGTACGATGTGATAGGAGTTTTAAAAGGTGATCTGTGGATATTGATAAATTCTGGTTTTCACAGTGACATTGCAGTTGATTTAATAGATTCTCAGATAATAGATGAATTTAAGGGCTATTCTGTTTTGAAAAGGGAATATACTTACGGTAAAAGCAGAATTGATTTTCTTTTAACTGATAATAATGAAGAAAAAATGCTTGTTGAAGTTAAAGGCTGTACTCTAGTTGAAGATGGTCTGGCGTTATTTCCTGATGCACCGACTTTAAGGGGTAAAAAACATGTTGAAGAACTCATATCTGCTAAGAGTGAAGGTTTGAATGCATCAATTCTTTTCCTTATATTGTGTGAAGATGCGGTAGAATTTTCGCCAAACTTTAAGATGGATCCTGAGTTTTCAGCATCATTAGAAATGGCTTATAAAAATGGAGTTAATGCAGTTGCTTATTCATTTAAAAATAATTTAAAAAAAGAAAGTTTGGAAATAACTCCTTTGAAGAGAGTTAAAATAAGTTTTAAAAATTATCACTGA
- a CDS encoding potassium channel family protein — MVVIIEILRKHLPNLIKLRMTRILIWIFIVIAYGVIGFHLIENQTWTVSLYWTFVTIGTVGYGDYSPKTPLGMYFAISLIVLGIGSFAIAVGEILEFLFERQQMKLMGLIKVKKSQHVVICGWTESTAECIKEIGKDNAVFVVDENEEVKKKALKNGASFVHGDPTRVKDLEKANVVGAKAIIVDMESDSQTIHCILSIRKLDQDVRIIAEVQRYENIEQIQLAGANQVISPFVISGRLMQKSIDDGYEAMFVQEVLAEHKNREMKEVEVAEKSYFNGKTVREADIHEKTGVVLVGVGKKGDLTIDPPRDYVIHAGDVILGIGKPEEFEKLKNQ, encoded by the coding sequence ATGGTAGTGATAATAGAAATATTAAGGAAACACCTCCCTAATTTAATCAAACTACGTATGACCCGTATTCTAATATGGATATTTATAGTGATTGCCTACGGAGTAATTGGATTCCACCTGATAGAAAATCAAACATGGACTGTATCATTATACTGGACTTTTGTTACCATAGGAACTGTAGGATACGGTGATTACAGTCCTAAAACTCCTTTAGGCATGTATTTCGCTATCTCACTTATAGTACTGGGTATTGGAAGTTTTGCAATTGCAGTTGGAGAGATTTTGGAATTCCTGTTTGAAAGACAGCAGATGAAGTTAATGGGGCTGATTAAAGTGAAAAAATCACAGCATGTTGTAATATGCGGGTGGACTGAAAGTACAGCAGAATGTATCAAAGAAATTGGAAAAGATAATGCAGTTTTTGTAGTTGACGAAAATGAAGAGGTGAAGAAAAAAGCACTGAAAAATGGAGCTTCATTTGTACATGGAGACCCTACACGCGTCAAAGACCTTGAAAAAGCCAACGTAGTCGGAGCTAAGGCCATAATTGTAGATATGGAATCTGATTCTCAAACGATACACTGTATACTAAGCATTCGTAAATTAGATCAAGATGTTAGAATAATTGCAGAAGTTCAGCGTTATGAAAACATAGAGCAAATACAGCTTGCAGGGGCAAATCAAGTTATATCCCCATTTGTAATTTCAGGAAGGCTTATGCAAAAGAGTATCGACGATGGATATGAAGCCATGTTTGTCCAGGAAGTCCTGGCAGAACACAAAAACAGGGAAATGAAAGAGGTAGAAGTGGCTGAAAAAAGTTATTTCAACGGTAAAACAGTACGTGAAGCAGATATACACGAAAAAACAGGGGTTGTACTGGTTGGTGTTGGGAAAAAAGGTGATTTAACCATAGATCCACCAAGAGACTATGTAATACATGCTGGAGACGTAATACTTGGAATTGGAAAACCAGAAGAGTTTGAAAAATTGAAAAATCAGTGA